A single genomic interval of Spinacia oleracea cultivar Varoflay chromosome 6, BTI_SOV_V1, whole genome shotgun sequence harbors:
- the LOC130464226 gene encoding uncharacterized protein: MERNDQRGGSLSSRGLEESKGEHIIHMHDLEACLLRPQETEEHHSPLLSQFQTPQLPNTPPRRRLHPNNPNLDTNPTTLPPSCNPHPHHQHLGFRFRRLFGSPRLLHACPIIVILCVILLWWFSSPVNLAIKDGRFIEHSSNLWPFALNETDLTLSRQTVLAVATSPNPNIELIMSMVDKAASS; this comes from the exons ATGGAAAGGAATGATCAGAGAGGAGGGAGTTTATCCTCAAGAGGTTTAGAGGAATCAAAAGGGGAGCATATCATCCATATGCATGATCTGGAGGCTTGTCTTCTTCGTCCTCAAGAAACAGAGGAACATCACTCGCCATTGTTATCCCAGTTTCAGACTCCGCAGCTGCCTAATACTCCTCCTAGAAGAAGGTTACATCCTAATAACCCCAACCTTGATACCAACCCCACCACTCTTCCTCCCTCCTGCAacccccacccccaccaccAACACCTGGGTTTTCGGTTTCGTCGTCTTTTCGGGTCTCCTCGGCTTCTCCATGCTTGTCCTATAATCGTCATACTCTGTGTAATCCTTCTCTGGTGGTTCTCTTCCCCAG TGAATTTGGCAATCAAGGATGGCAGGTTCATAGAACATTCCTCTAATCTATGGCCTTTTGCTCTGAATGAGACCGACCTTACTTTGAGCCGTCAGACTGTTTTGGCTGTTGCTACTTCGCCGAATCCCAACATTGAGCTCATCATGTCGATGGTCGATAAGGCGGCATCTTCATGA
- the LOC110800350 gene encoding uncharacterized protein, producing MIKLASWIIIITSAICFLYTFNQIVYHHPECPTTTAIYNISTLGNLETSLSFSNYSTLHNNYNNNNDSSSPPPPDMSEEYDQRSTSLKHIGSQDEEEEATQLKHIVFGIAASSFLWDKRKEYIKHWWRPNQTRGVVWLDDKVKTYKNEKLPEIRISGDTTKFRYTNRLGSRSALRISRVVSETLNLGLKDVRWFVMGDDDTVFVVDNVVRILEKYDHNQYYYIGSNSESHVQNIIFSYAMAYGGGGFAISYPLAKELAKMQDRCIQRYPALYGSDDRIQACMAELGVPLTKEHGFHQYDVYGDLLGLLAAHPVTPLVSIHHLDVVEPIFPGMTRPQAIRHLFESVNQDSASIMQQSICYDKNRLWSVSVSWGYVVQVIRGVVSPRELEMPTRTFLNWYKRADYTGYSFNTRPVTRHPCQSPYIFYMSRTRYDRGSKQTIGIYRAHDRYKHPYCRWKMENPEKIDSVVVLKRPDNLRWQKSPRRDCCRVVKSKKRSVLYVGVGSCRIGEVSEL from the exons ATGATTAAGCTAGCATCTTGGATTATCATCATAACATCAGCCATTTGTTTCTTGTATACTTTCAACCAAATCGTGTATCACCACCCTGAATGTCCTACAACCACCGCCATTTATAACATCTCCACCCTTGGAAACTTAGAGACATCCCTCTCTTTCTCTAATTACTCAACCTTACATAACAattacaataataataatgatagtAGTTCTCCCCCTCCTCCTGACATGTCAGAGGAATATGATCAACGATCAACTTCATTGAAACACATCGGATCacaagatgaagaagaagaagcaaCACAGCTGAAACacattgtgtttgggatcgcaGCCTCTTCGTTTTTGTGGGATAAAAGAAAGGAATACATCAAACATTGGTGGAGGCCTAATCAAACCAGAGGAGTTGTTTGGCTTGATGACAAAGTTAAAACCTACAAGAATGAGAAACTCCCTGAAATTCGAATATCTGGTGACACCACTAAGTTCAGGTATACCAATAGACTTGGAAGCAGATCTGCATTGAGGATTTCAAGGGTGGTATCAGAGACCCTTAATCTGGGTTTGAAGGATGTCAGGTGGTTTGTTATGGGAGATGATGATACCGTTTTTGTTGTTGATAATGTTGTTAGGATCTTAGAGAAATATGATCATAATCAATACTATTACATTGGGAGTAACTCTGAAAGTCATGTCCAGAATATTATATTCTCTTATGCTATGGCTTATGGAGGTGGTGGTTTTGCCATCAGCTATCCTCTTGCTAAGGAATTAGCCAAAATGCAGGATCGCTGCATCCAACGTTATCCTGCTTTGTATGGTAGTGATGATAGGATTCAAGCTTGTATGGCCGAGTTAGGAGTCCCTCTTACTAAAGAACACGGTTTTCATCAG TATGATGTGTATGGAGACCTATTGGGGCTGCTAGCAGCGCATCCAGTGACACCATTAGTATCAATCCACCACCTTGACGTGGTGGAGCCAATATTTCCAGGTATGACACGACCCCAAGCAATCCGTCACCTGTTTGAGTCGGTCAACCAGGATTCAGCTAGTATAATGCAGCAATCAATATGCTATGACAAGAACAGACTCTGGTCTGTCAGTGTTTCCTGGGGCTATGTAGTTCAGGTTATTAGAGGAGTAGTCTCTCCAAGAGAACTGGAAATGCCAACTCGAACTTTTTTGAATTGGTACAAGAGAGCTGATTACACAGGATATTCCTTCAATACCAGACCAGTCACCAGGCACCCTTGTCAGTCTCCCTACATTTTCTATATGAGCCGAACAAGGTATGATCGTGGCAGTAAGCAAACAATTGGAATCTACCGCGCTCATGACAGGTATAAGCACCCTTACTGCCGCTGGAAGATGGAAAACCCCGAAAAAATTGACTCCGTTGTGGTTCTTAAGAGGCCAGATAACCTCCGTTGGCAAAAG TCACCCAGGAGGGATTGTTGCAGAGTAGTAAAATCAAAGAAGCGGTCAGTGTTATACGTAGGGGTCGGCAGTTGTCGCATTGGTGAGGTAAGTGAACTGTAA
- the LOC110800351 gene encoding protein IN2-1 homolog B, which produces MATQEIQEVLPPFLTSNSDPPAVFDGTTRLYTTYYCPFAQRAWLARNYKGLHDTMELVPIDLDDRPTWYKEMVYPANKVPALEHKKKIIGESLDLIRYIDANFEGPSLFPDDPAKKEYTDELFVYSDKWNPTLFFYLRGTRSEDEMRTCFDKLEECFLKYNHEGPFLLGAQFSAADVVYAPFVQRYYPLFIDLHKYDITQGRPKLAAWLKALDSVEAFRQTKWDDELNIKIYKRRNLGIV; this is translated from the exons ATGGCCACACA GGAAATTCAAGAAGTTCTTCCACCATTCTTAACTTCCAACTCTGACCCACCTGCTGTCTTCGATGGAACAACAAG GTTGTACACAACCTACTATTGCCCTTTTGCCCAACGTGCCTGGTTAGCCCGAAATTACAAG GGATTACATGATACAATGGAATTAGTTCCCATTGATCTAGATGATAGGCCAACTTGGTACAAAGAGATGGTGTACCCAGCTAACAAG GTACCAGCATTAGAACACAAGAAGAAGATAATCGGAGAGAGTCTGGACTTGATCAGATACATTGATGCCAACTTTGAAGGACCATCACTTTTCCCTgat GATCCTGCTAAGAAAGAATATACAGATGAGTTGTTTGTGTACAGTGACAAATGGAACCCTACTCTTTTCTTCTACCTCAGAGGAACTCGTTCAGAGGATGAAATga GGACTTGTTTCGACAAGTTGGAAGAGTGTTTTTTAAAGTACAATCACGAAGGGCCTTTCCTGCTTGGTGCCCAGTTTAGCGCG GCTGATGTTGTGTATGCTCCATTTGTACAAAGATACTATCCATTATTTATAGATTTGCACAAGTATGATATCACACAAGGGAGGCCCAAGCTCGCAGCCTGGCTTAAG GCACTGGATAGTGTTGAGGCCTTCCGACAAACCAAATGGGATGATGAGCTCAACATAAAGATCTACAAGAGGCGTAACCTG GGGATTGTCTAA
- the LOC110800349 gene encoding cation/H(+) symporter 13-like: MNLDGDSYPKEWWSMGMVFKDRLICQYQRSGTSNGIWYGENPLSYPTPLVLMQITIIFFVTRAVFFVVQPLRQSMTVVQILAGILIGRSLLNYSPTLINTLFPPPGRYILKTIAGFGFMLQMFISGVMIDMNQIRKSGPKSILIAFSGVLMSLVLGATAFFLVRQLVELDQSLYTGIRILIVFNSLTFFMVTSYYLHDLKIINSEVGRLASSSSLVIDIFGLLTTTFGLIWLTPNPDAPPKFVSAISLCVYYLVLFGVFRPLVMCVVRRTPEGTPMKQTHFLLILGIVMFTWHWGERVGQRFSAFLFGLSLPHGPPLGSALVQKLQLFTSGILLPLFCTMAGWRINLFSWQGTPSFWGVEIIFILGQLGKFLGTVFSSMLVGVSLEDAVPLGFIMTFKGLMEIATFGVWIDQAILDDRLFSLGMLNIVLFTGVAYPLVQWLYDPSHKYNTVRKRKIMGLSDHGDLQVLVCIHNEESIAAIFNLLEVAKCDQMGGSISVFALQLIQLAGSAIPILAPLHEFKKTASNFSLFDHTIKAFEQFERESPGNVRVQHFVSVTPYKSMHNDICTLAHDKRTNLIIVPFHKKWRIDGTVETSDPQLRSINRSVLRKSPCSVAILIDRGTSDLTGGSLYRGAERCQIVMIFIGGTDDHEALALARRMAEHPSVRLIVIWLRVNDYKSQVLQDMQEDIRVMREFHMKAKGHERISVREKVVEDGIGTTKALLSVQNVADLFVLGRYHEADCPAIQGLAAWSESPEIGALADSLVSSDSRYSILVVQQQPRVDWKINFSNKSRDDDSSIGFSIDNTSPRSTSIRSRISLTK, translated from the exons atgaatttgGATGGGGATTCATATCCAAAAGAATGGTGGTCAATGGGAATGGTATTCAAGGATAGACTAATATGCCAATATCAAAGATCAGGAACTTCTAATGGTATTTGGTATGGTGAAAATCCTCTGAGTTATCCCACCCCTTTAGTTTTGATGCAAATTACCATCATTTTCTTCGTCACCCGAGCCGTCTTTTTCGTTGTTCAACCCTTGCGCCAGAGTATGACCGTCGTCCAAATTCTT GCAGGAATATTAATAGGTCGATCATTATTAAACTACAGCCCAACTCTAATAAACACACTATTCCCACCCCCTGGAAGATATATACTCAAGACAATTGCTGGGTTTGGATTTATGCTTCAAATGTTCATATCAGGAGTTATGATCGACATGAACCAGATTAGGAAAAGCGGACCTAAATCAATACTCATAGCCTTCTCAGGCGTACTCATGTCCCTCGTCTTAGGAGCTACCGCCTTTTTTTTAGTTCGACAACTTGTAGAACTTGACCAAAGCCTTTACACAGGCATCCGAATTTTGATCGTCTTTAATTCCTTAACCTTTTTCATGGTGACTAGCTACTACCTTCATGACCTCAAGATCATTAACTCCGAGGTGGGACGTTTAGCCTCATCCTCATCTTTGGTTATCGATATATTTGGACTCTTAACCACCACATTTGGACTCATTTGGTTAACCCCTAATCCAGATGCACCCCCTAAATTCGTATCCGCGATAAGTTTGTGTGTTTACTATTTGGTATTGTTTGGTGTCTTCCGACCCTTAGTGATGTGTGTTGTAAGGAGAACTCCTGAAGGCACTCCCATGAAACAAACTCATTTCTTGTTAATCTTAGGCATTGTAATGTTTACTTGGCATTGGGGTGAAAGAGTGGGCCAAAGATTTTCTGCTTTCTTGTTTGGGCTTTCTTTACCTCATGGGCCCCCATTGGGCTCTGCATTGGTCCAGAAGCTACAACTTTTCACTTCTGGGATACTACTACCTCTCTTCTGCACCATGGCTGGATGGAGGATTAATCTCTTCTCTTGGCAAGGCACCCCTTCATTTTGGGGTGTTGAGATCATTTTTATCCTTGGTCAACTCGGCAAGTTTTTAGGTACCGTCTTTTCCTCCATGCTTGTAGGTGTGTCTCTTGAAGACGCTGTGCCTTTGGGCTTTATCATGACTTTTAAAGGCCTCATGGAGATTGCCACTTTCGGTGTTTGGATTGATCAAGCG ATTTTGGATGATCGATTGTTTTCTTTGGGGATGTTGAACATTGTGCTCTTTACCGGAGTGGCATATCCACTAGTACAATGGTTGTATGATCCATCCCATAAATACAACACCGTTAGAAAGAGAAAGATAATGGGACTAAGTGATCATGGAGATCTCCAAGTGTTAGTATGCATACACAATGAAGAAAGCATCGCCGCGATTTTTAACTTGCTAGAGGTGGCTAAGTGTGACCAAATGGGTGGATCTATTTCAGTATTTGCCCTTCAACTGATACAACTTGCAGGAAGTGCAATTCCTATCCTAGCACCACTTCATGAATTCAAGAAGACAGCAAGCAACTTCAGTCTGTTTGATCACACAATCAAAGCCTTTGAACAGTTCGAGCGAGAAAGCCCTGGGAATGTAAGGGTACAACACTTTGTATCTGTCACACCTTATAAGAGTATGCACAATGACATATGTACACTTGCACATGATAAGAGAACAAACCTTATCATCGTCCCTTTTCATAAAAAATGGAGGATCGATGGGACAGTGGAGACTTCAGACCCTCAATTAAGGAGTATAAATAGAAGTGTGCTTAGAAAATCCCCTTGCTCAGTTGCAATCCTTATTGATAGAGGAACATCTGATCTGACAGGAGGAAGCTTGTATCGCGGGGCTGAAAGATGTCAAATAGTGATGATCTTTATTGGTGGGACAGATGATCATGAGGCCTTAGCTTTAGCAAGGCGTATGGCTGAGCATCCAAGTGTGAGGCTGATAGTAATATGGCTAAGAGTAAATGATTATAAGTCACAAGTATTACAAGACATGCAAGAAGATATAAGAGTAATGAGAGAATTTCATATGAAAGCAAAAGGGCATGAGAGAATTAGTGTTAGAGAAAAGGTTGTGGAAGATGGGATAGGGACAACTAAAGCACTCCTTTCAGTGCAAAATGTTGCTGATTTGTTCGTCTTAGGGAGATACCATGAAGCAGATTGTCCTGCAATTCAAGGCCTTGCAGCTTGGAGTGAAAGCCCTGAAATAGGAGCATTGGCTGATTCATTAGTTTCTTCAGATTCAAGATACTCAATATTGGTTGTACAGCAACAACCCAGAGTTGATTGGAAGATCAACTTCTCCAATAAAAGCAGAGATGATGATTCTTCTATCGGTTTCAGCATTGATAACACCTCTCCTAGAAGCACAAGTATTAGATCACGCATCAGTTTAACCAAGTAG